From Arctopsyche grandis isolate Sample6627 chromosome 12, ASM5162203v2, whole genome shotgun sequence, one genomic window encodes:
- the Polr2K gene encoding DNA-directed RNA polymerases I, II, and III subunit Rpb12, producing MSDANNKETAVTKTAMVYVCGECHRENEIKPRDPIRCRECGYRIMYKKRTKRLVVFDAR from the exons ATGTCGGACGCTAACAACAAAGAGACGGCGGTCACCAAAACAGCCATGGTTTACGTTTGCGGAG AATGTCACAGAGAAAACGAAATCAAACCCAGAGATCCGATCCGTTGTCGAGAGTGCGGTTAcagaattatgtacaaaaaGCGAACAAAACGAT TGGTCGTATTTGATGCCAGATGA
- the Grasp65 gene encoding Golgi reassembly-stacking protein 2: MGAAQSTANTAGSEGYHVLKVQDGSPGQVAGLEAFFDFIVAIENTRLDQDNDTLKELLSNGTDKPLKMSVYSSKTQSFRDVTITPSTSWGGQGHLGVSIRFCSFEGANENVWHVLEVHPSSPAEIAGLRPFSDYIMGADSVLHDSEDFFTLIEAHEGRQLKLYVYNIDDDTCREVVITPNNSWGGEGSLGCGIGYGYLHRIPIRSSNDQRHPKVDIDVQNVQMTMPAGQPMFYKPPDVSYSVNQQPGNVINPTVNTTASANYTPPPFLSGVPMVPQYRPAEAQPFQVPENPATSASVIQSFVGAATSISNSIAESTLSNIGSIPPMMSVYTSNMQAPTPLPSLPGLPMNQPQPYIPMMPSYTQPPPNSSQMNAYAPPMNPIQHHVPPPTNQTPYDSSAPVLTSLSLPGMPPITVSASIPIATFDGLSSNIPMSQSHTMS; this comes from the exons ATGGGCGCCGCTCAGTCCACGGCCAACACTGCCGGTTCCGAAGGATACCACGTGCTCAAG GTTCAAGATGGCTCTCCGGGTCAAGTCGCCGGATTGGAAGCTTTCTTCGATTTCATTGTGGCGATTGAAAACACTCGTCTCGATCAAGACAATGATACGTTGAAAGAACTGTTGAGTAATGGCACGGACAAACCCCTCAAGATGTCCGTTTACAGCAGCAAAACGCAATCGTTCCGTGACGTAACGATTACACCGAGCACTTCCTGGGGTGGTCAGGGCCATCTCGGAGTCAGCATACGGTTCTGCTCTTTCGAGGGCGCCAACGAAAACGTCTGGCATGTTCTG GAAGTGCATCCGTCATCGCCTGCCGAAATCGCCGGATTGAGACCGTTCTCCGATTACATTATGGGAGCGGACTCGGTTCTTCACGATAGCGAAGATTTTTTCACGTTGATCGAAGCTCACGAAGGACGCCAGCTTAAGCTTTACGTTTATAATATAGACGATGATACTTGCCGTGAGGTTGTCATCACTCCGAACAACTCCTGGGGCGGAGAAGGAAGTTTGGGCTGCGGTATCGGATATGGGTATCTCCATAGAATACCGATTAGGAGTTCAAATGATCAACGCCATCCAAAA GTTGATATTGACGTACAGAATGTGCAAATGACGATGCCAGCTGGTCAACCAATGTTCTATAAACCGCCCGACGTGAGTTATTCCGTCAATCAACAACCAGGAAATGTAATAAACCCGACCGTTAACACGACGGCGAGCGCCAATTATACGCCGCCTCCGTTCCTCTCCGGAGTTCCAATGGTTCCTCAGTATCGTCCGGCGGAAGCACAGCCTTTCCAAGTGCCGGAAAATCCAGCGACCAGTGCTAGCGTTATCCAATCATTCGTCGGCGCTGCGACTTCAATATCAAACA GTATAGCCGAATCGACGCTGTCGAACATCGGAAGCATACCTCCAATGATGTCAGTATACACTTCGAATATGCAAGCACCGACTCCACTGCCCAGCCTGCCGGGTCTCCCTATGAACCAGCCGCAGCCGTACATACCAATGATGCCGAGCTATACCCAGCCTCCGCCAAACTCTTCTCAAATGAACGCTTACGCGCCCCCGATGAACCCGATCCAGCACCACGTTCCGCCGCCGACAAATCAGACACCTTACGACTCCTCGGCGCCCGTACTGACCTCCTTGTCGTTGCCGGGTATGCCCCCGATTACTGTAAGTGCCTCGATACCCATAGCGACGTTCGATGGTCTGTCTTCTAATATACCAATGAGTCAGTCGCACACAATGTCCTGA
- the NP15.6 gene encoding NADH dehydrogenase [ubiquinone] 1 beta subcomplex subunit NP15.6: MLRRVAQQAVFRGPQLRRIATSGSGKESSAAGIVSPLPDKNAPVTVEDFSNPTQNKNWVSYGFDRTDQTTDNNMHHMVFFIGISLVTVFCGSMWGYKPDNTMRHWASREAFLELRRREAEGLPLIDRNYVDPANIVLPSDEELKGFEIII, translated from the coding sequence ATGTTGCGGCGAGTCGCCCAGCAAGCGGTGTTTCGAGGCCCCCAATTGAGGCGAATCGCCACCTCGGGAAGCGGCAAAGAGTCGTCGGCTGCAGGAATCGTGAGTCCGCTGCCCGACAAGAATGCTCCCGTCACCGTGGAGGATTTTTCCAACCCGACCCAAAACAAAAACTGGGTGAGCTACGGCTTCGACCGAACCGATCAAACGACAGACAACAATATGCACCACATGGTGTTCTTCATCGGCATATCCCTGGTGACTGTATTCTGCGGGAGCATGTGGGGGTACAAGCCCGACAACACAATGAGACATTGGGCTTCCAGGGAGGCCTTCCTCGAGCTGCGCAGACGAGAGGCTGAAGGACTGCCACTCATCGACCGCAACTACGTCGACCCGGCCAACATCGTTCTGCCTTCCGATGAAGAACTCAAAGGCTTTGAAATCATCATTTAG